Proteins encoded together in one Candidatus Nitrosocaldus cavascurensis window:
- a CDS encoding double-stranded DNA-binding protein — MSHSSNHASDKDTSSSEHYDPAEQIIMVKKLLDMKRRMLEQRQKSDREILLEHLTDRGEEVLEAAEHQYPREMAFIIPKFASLIKSGEVKGMITGADLLAILRSVGLNVRLDSRIVIEKDGRFISLAEKFKKSDDE, encoded by the coding sequence ATGAGCCATAGCAGTAACCATGCTAGTGATAAGGATACCAGCAGCAGTGAACACTATGATCCTGCAGAGCAGATAATAATGGTGAAGAAACTGCTTGATATGAAGAGGAGGATGCTTGAGCAGAGGCAGAAGAGCGATAGGGAGATACTGCTGGAGCATCTTACAGATAGGGGGGAGGAGGTGCTTGAGGCTGCAGAGCATCAGTATCCTAGGGAGATGGCATTCATAATCCCAAAGTTTGCAAGCCTGATCAAGAGTGGTGAGGTGAAGGGGATGATAACTGGTGCAGATCTCCTAGCCATACTTAGATCAGTAGGCTTGAATGTGAGGTTGGATAGCAGGATAGTGATAGAGAAGGATGGTAGGTTCATATCTCTTGCAGAGAAGTTCAAGAAGAGTGATGATGAATGA
- a CDS encoding succinate dehydrogenase/fumarate reductase iron-sulfur subunit, protein MVKRVKIRVFRYNPAHDADARYDEFEVEAERWTTVLDALLYIKAHKDHSIALRYSCRMASCGSCGMLINGIPRLACYTKVYELGSDVVTCRPLPNFPIIRDLAADFAAFFAKHKSMKPYIINEAAENIDGREFIQKPDEVEKYLQFSYCIKCGLCYAACPTVATDRRFPGPQALAQMYRYLIDSRDKATDERLRIVDDRHGVWRCHFAGSCSMVCPKGVDPALGIQLLRAYLLGMNRDSKVVAELYRREPK, encoded by the coding sequence ATGGTAAAGAGGGTTAAGATAAGGGTATTCAGGTACAATCCAGCACATGATGCAGATGCAAGGTACGATGAGTTTGAGGTTGAGGCTGAGAGATGGACTACTGTGCTCGATGCTCTACTGTACATAAAGGCTCATAAGGATCATAGCATAGCGTTGAGATACTCATGCAGGATGGCATCATGCGGCTCTTGTGGCATGCTTATAAATGGTATACCAAGGCTTGCATGTTACACAAAGGTATACGAGTTGGGTAGCGATGTTGTAACCTGTAGACCATTGCCAAACTTCCCAATAATAAGGGATCTAGCAGCAGACTTTGCAGCATTCTTTGCAAAGCATAAGAGCATGAAGCCTTACATAATAAATGAGGCAGCAGAGAACATAGATGGCAGAGAGTTCATCCAGAAGCCTGATGAGGTTGAGAAGTACCTTCAGTTCTCATACTGTATAAAGTGTGGGCTATGCTATGCAGCATGCCCTACAGTTGCTACAGATCGAAGGTTCCCTGGCCCTCAAGCATTGGCACAAATGTATAGATACCTTATAGATAGCAGGGATAAGGCTACTGATGAGAGGTTAAGGATTGTTGATGATAGGCATGGGGTATGGAGATGCCACTTTGCTGGTTCATGCAGCATGGTATGCCCAAAGGGTGTTGACCCTGCTCTAGGGATACAGTTGCTCAGAGCATACCTTCTTGGCATGAACAGGGATAGCAAGGTTGTAGCAGAGCTGTATAGAAGAGAACCAAAGTAA
- a CDS encoding metal-sulfur cluster assembly factor → MDMSIQEMRVKIFEELSKIVDPEINVSIMELQLVDNVEIKDGNVKVELHLTSPFCPAVFGFKIAQDIRDNLKRIEGVKDVKVLVSNHFMAEVINKQVNEGSSSSSTYK, encoded by the coding sequence ATGGATATGAGCATACAAGAGATGCGTGTAAAGATATTTGAGGAGTTGAGCAAGATAGTAGATCCAGAGATAAACGTATCTATAATGGAGTTACAACTGGTAGATAATGTTGAGATCAAGGATGGAAATGTTAAGGTTGAACTACACCTTACAAGCCCATTCTGCCCTGCTGTATTTGGATTCAAGATTGCTCAAGATATAAGGGATAACCTGAAGAGGATAGAGGGTGTTAAGGATGTGAAGGTTTTGGTTAGCAACCACTTCATGGCAGAGGTAATAAACAAACAGGTTAATGAAGGCTCTAGCAGTAGTAGCACTTACAAGTAA
- a CDS encoding hydrogenase/urease maturation nickel metallochaperone HypA — translation MSIIIMHELALIKDIITRLEAIAIENNARRIRSIRLRFGALTHTPAEIFKEQFRMMATAEGKSILDGTKIEIEVADEIDDDAQDVILESVELEQ, via the coding sequence GTGAGCATAATAATAATGCATGAACTTGCGCTCATCAAGGATATAATTACAAGGTTAGAGGCTATTGCTATTGAGAATAATGCTAGAAGGATAAGGAGTATAAGGTTGAGGTTTGGAGCACTGACCCATACACCTGCTGAGATATTCAAGGAGCAGTTCAGGATGATGGCTACTGCTGAAGGTAAGAGCATACTTGATGGCACAAAGATAGAGATAGAGGTTGCAGATGAGATAGATGATGATGCTCAAGACGTAATACTGGAGAGTGTAGAGTTGGAACAGTAG
- a CDS encoding 30S ribosomal protein S11, whose product MSVEQKGEDIKGEKWGIAHIYSSFNNTIVHITDLSGAETIAISSGGRHVTADRYESSPYAAMKSAMAVAEIAKSRGITGLHIKVRAVGGVGPRIPGPGAQAAIRTLARAGFKIGRIEDVTPIPHDSTRKPGGRRGRRV is encoded by the coding sequence ATGTCTGTAGAGCAGAAGGGCGAGGATATAAAGGGCGAGAAATGGGGTATAGCCCATATATACAGTAGTTTCAACAACACAATAGTGCATATAACAGATCTTAGTGGAGCAGAGACTATAGCTATAAGCTCTGGAGGGAGGCATGTAACTGCAGATAGGTATGAGTCCTCACCATATGCAGCAATGAAGTCAGCAATGGCAGTTGCAGAGATAGCAAAGAGTAGAGGGATAACTGGTCTGCATATAAAGGTTAGAGCAGTTGGTGGTGTAGGACCAAGGATCCCTGGACCTGGGGCTCAAGCAGCGATAAGAACGCTAGCAAGGGCAGGGTTCAAGATAGGCAGAATAGAGGATGTTACACCAATACCACATGACTCAACTAGGAAGCCTGGAGGAAGGAGAGGTAGAAGGGTCTAA
- a CDS encoding cyclic nucleotide-binding domain-containing protein, translating to MSIEESIKRHSFFRDIGIGIDLSSIARYAQHTTFEADNFIFREGEDADAFYLITHGKVSLELSTAHRGRIIIQTIDEDDVLGISWLFPPYKWHFDARALTLTRLIRIDAAQVRRMCEEDNAFGYKVMSKLASIVMKRLQAVRLQLLEIEEM from the coding sequence ATGAGCATAGAGGAGAGTATAAAGAGGCACTCATTCTTCAGGGATATAGGGATAGGTATAGATTTGAGCAGTATAGCAAGGTATGCTCAACATACAACATTCGAAGCAGATAACTTCATATTCAGGGAGGGGGAGGATGCAGATGCATTCTACCTCATAACACATGGAAAGGTATCACTTGAGTTATCAACTGCACATAGGGGAAGGATAATCATACAGACTATAGATGAGGATGATGTACTTGGAATATCATGGCTCTTCCCCCCATACAAATGGCACTTCGATGCTAGAGCATTAACACTAACAAGGCTAATAAGGATAGATGCTGCTCAGGTGAGGAGGATGTGCGAGGAGGATAATGCATTTGGCTACAAGGTTATGAGCAAGCTTGCAAGTATAGTTATGAAGCGCCTTCAAGCAGTAAGATTACAGCTACTTGAGATAGAGGAGATGTGA
- a CDS encoding oxidoreductase produces MRRGSNSSRRKRPKLAVWKFASCDGCQLSILDLEDELLELVDSVEVAYFLEASKAVIKGPYDISLVEGSITTADDVERIRRVRSVSRYLISIGACATSGGIQALRNFKDVKEFTSIVYARPEYISTLERSTPISEHVKVDLELHGCPVNKYQLLEVISSLLNGKRPNINSYSVCMECKRAGNVCVMVAYGMPCMGPVTRAGCNAICPSYKRGCYSCFGPSESANIGALSKRFKDLGVDDESIVRMFRMFNAYAQGFRDVEEKVMGVNSKQ; encoded by the coding sequence ATGAGAAGGGGTAGCAACAGCAGTAGGAGGAAGAGGCCAAAGCTTGCAGTATGGAAGTTTGCATCATGTGATGGATGCCAGTTGAGCATCCTAGACCTTGAGGATGAGTTGCTTGAACTTGTTGATAGTGTAGAGGTAGCATACTTCCTTGAGGCATCAAAGGCAGTTATCAAAGGACCATATGATATCTCCCTTGTTGAAGGTTCTATAACAACTGCAGATGATGTAGAGAGGATAAGGAGGGTTAGGAGTGTATCAAGATACCTGATAAGCATAGGGGCGTGTGCAACATCAGGAGGCATACAGGCGTTGAGGAACTTCAAGGATGTAAAGGAGTTTACAAGCATAGTATATGCAAGGCCAGAGTACATAAGCACACTTGAGAGATCAACACCAATATCTGAGCATGTCAAGGTAGATCTTGAGTTGCATGGCTGTCCTGTAAACAAGTACCAGTTGCTTGAGGTGATATCATCATTGCTCAATGGAAAGAGGCCCAATATAAACTCCTACAGCGTTTGCATGGAGTGCAAGAGGGCAGGGAATGTATGTGTTATGGTTGCATATGGTATGCCATGCATGGGCCCTGTAACTAGGGCTGGATGCAATGCAATATGCCCATCATATAAGAGAGGATGCTACTCATGCTTTGGTCCAAGCGAGTCTGCAAACATAGGAGCGTTGAGCAAGAGGTTCAAGGATCTAGGGGTGGATGATGAATCTATAGTAAGGATGTTCAGGATGTTCAATGCCTATGCACAGGGATTCAGGGATGTAGAAGAGAAGGTGATGGGGGTGAACAGTAAGCAATGA
- a CDS encoding Ni/Fe hydrogenase subunit alpha codes for MYIKIVNGKVSDVKLKIYEPPRFFEAFLRGRKFYEAPDITARICGICPIAYQMSSSYAMEYAAKVKVGGMIRLLRRLIYCAEWIESHALHLFMLHLPDFLGYDSAIAMAKEHGQMVKQGLKVKKVGNRIISLIAGREVHPINVRVGGFYRAVREDELYPLIDELERARDAMVQTMAFLSRLDFPEFEREYEFVSLRHEDEYPIIEGRLVSNKGLSIDIDEFEDHVVEEQVEYSNALHARLKGRGAYMVGPMARYNNNYDRLHPMVKSIARESGLEHPCTNPFKSILVRGVEILYAIVEAISLIKAYRMPDEPFVNVDPRDAVGYGCTEAPRGILYHRYSVDADGIIVDAKIVPPTSQNQKVIEEDLYHFASKYAQLQDDELVWRCEQAIRNYDPCISCATHFLKARIERL; via the coding sequence ATGTACATCAAGATCGTTAATGGCAAGGTTAGTGATGTAAAACTCAAGATATACGAGCCTCCTAGGTTCTTTGAAGCCTTTCTTAGGGGAAGGAAGTTCTACGAGGCACCAGATATAACTGCTAGGATATGTGGAATATGTCCAATAGCATACCAGATGAGTTCTTCATATGCTATGGAGTATGCTGCAAAGGTAAAGGTAGGAGGAATGATACGCCTGCTAAGGCGTCTAATCTACTGTGCAGAGTGGATAGAGAGCCATGCACTCCACCTCTTCATGCTCCATCTCCCAGACTTCCTTGGATATGATAGTGCTATAGCAATGGCAAAGGAGCATGGTCAGATGGTCAAGCAGGGACTGAAGGTAAAGAAGGTTGGGAACAGGATAATATCACTCATAGCAGGCAGGGAGGTTCATCCTATCAACGTAAGGGTTGGAGGGTTCTATAGGGCAGTAAGGGAGGATGAACTCTACCCTCTGATTGATGAACTTGAAAGGGCTAGGGATGCAATGGTTCAGACCATGGCTTTCCTCTCAAGGTTGGACTTCCCTGAGTTTGAGAGAGAGTATGAGTTTGTATCATTAAGGCATGAGGATGAGTATCCAATAATTGAAGGAAGGTTGGTGTCTAACAAGGGCTTAAGCATAGATATTGATGAGTTTGAGGACCATGTGGTTGAGGAGCAGGTTGAGTACTCTAACGCACTCCATGCAAGGCTTAAGGGTAGGGGGGCATACATGGTAGGCCCAATGGCTAGATATAACAACAACTATGATAGGCTTCATCCAATGGTTAAGAGTATTGCAAGGGAATCAGGGTTGGAGCATCCATGTACAAATCCATTCAAGAGCATACTGGTTAGAGGTGTAGAGATACTCTATGCTATAGTTGAGGCTATATCACTCATCAAGGCCTATAGGATGCCTGATGAGCCATTCGTAAATGTTGATCCAAGAGATGCAGTAGGATATGGGTGCACTGAAGCACCAAGGGGCATACTATACCATAGGTACAGTGTAGATGCAGATGGAATCATAGTTGATGCAAAGATAGTGCCTCCAACATCACAGAACCAGAAGGTGATAGAGGAGGATCTTTACCACTTTGCAAGTAAATATGCACAACTTCAAGATGATGAACTTGTATGGAGGTGTGAACAGGCGATACGCAACTACGATCCATGCATATCATGTGCAACACACTTCCTAAAGGCAAGAATAGAGAGGTTGTGA
- a CDS encoding FAD/NAD(P)-binding protein yields the protein MMMHDNCNSIINPYLPRIHKVKRIKRETHDTFTIEISADGFKFMPGQFNMLYAFVGEVPISISSDPADGNVIMHTVRRVGHTTSALCSLKAGDSIGVRGPFGNPWPVREQEGNDIVVVAGGLGLAPLRPLIYHLLSNRGRYGRVCLLYGAKTPRDILYRNELARWRARFDIDVYVTVDRADERWYGNVGVVTSLIPRVHVDPLHSSAFICGPEVMMRFTARELINLGFNAERIFISMERNMKCALGICGHCQFGPEFICKDGPVLSYSRIARLLSIREV from the coding sequence ATGATGATGCATGATAACTGTAACAGCATCATCAACCCTTATCTGCCTAGAATACACAAGGTTAAGAGGATCAAGAGGGAGACTCATGATACATTCACAATAGAGATATCTGCAGATGGCTTCAAGTTCATGCCAGGACAGTTCAATATGCTCTATGCATTCGTTGGTGAAGTACCAATATCAATAAGCAGTGATCCTGCAGATGGTAACGTTATAATGCATACAGTACGTAGGGTTGGGCATACAACATCTGCCCTCTGTAGCCTAAAGGCAGGGGATAGCATAGGGGTAAGAGGACCATTCGGTAACCCATGGCCTGTAAGGGAGCAGGAAGGTAACGATATAGTAGTTGTTGCTGGAGGATTAGGACTTGCACCACTGAGGCCCCTGATCTACCATCTGCTCTCAAACAGAGGAAGGTATGGAAGGGTATGCCTGCTCTATGGTGCTAAGACGCCTAGGGATATACTCTACAGGAACGAACTTGCAAGATGGCGGGCTAGGTTCGATATAGATGTGTATGTAACAGTTGATAGGGCAGATGAGAGATGGTATGGCAATGTTGGTGTTGTAACATCCCTCATACCTAGAGTACATGTGGATCCTCTACACTCATCAGCATTCATATGTGGGCCAGAGGTTATGATGCGTTTCACTGCAAGGGAACTGATCAATCTAGGTTTCAATGCTGAGAGGATATTCATATCAATGGAGAGGAATATGAAGTGTGCTCTAGGCATCTGTGGGCACTGCCAATTTGGACCTGAGTTCATATGCAAGGATGGACCAGTGTTAAGTTACAGTAGGATAGCAAGGTTATTAAGCATAAGGGAGGTGTAA
- the endA gene encoding tRNA-intron lyase has product MKGELIENRIVVWDLEHSRALFKEGFYGKPLGIPKPKDAEFDAPLILDLIEGYYLAKKGRLEIYKRDGADSTDMRVKIEPLSMKEMASICRKEYARFDSKYMVFKELRDKGYVVTPGIKFGCDFAVYEHGPGIDHAPYLVQVVGPGDLLTATMIVLSGRLATTVRKQFILAVVSVKEKRVEFLAFDWWRA; this is encoded by the coding sequence ATAAAAGGTGAGTTGATAGAGAATAGGATAGTTGTATGGGACCTAGAGCACTCTAGGGCTCTCTTTAAGGAAGGGTTCTATGGCAAGCCCCTTGGCATACCAAAACCAAAGGATGCGGAGTTCGATGCACCACTCATCCTTGACCTCATAGAGGGTTACTATCTAGCAAAGAAGGGAAGGTTAGAGATCTATAAGCGTGATGGAGCAGACTCAACAGATATGAGGGTTAAGATTGAGCCTCTCTCGATGAAGGAGATGGCCTCTATATGCAGGAAGGAGTACGCTAGGTTCGATAGCAAGTATATGGTATTCAAGGAGTTGAGGGATAAAGGCTATGTTGTAACACCTGGAATAAAGTTTGGCTGTGACTTTGCTGTATATGAGCATGGTCCAGGGATAGATCATGCACCGTACCTTGTGCAGGTTGTTGGTCCAGGGGATCTATTAACAGCAACCATGATAGTGCTATCTGGTAGGCTAGCAACTACTGTAAGGAAGCAGTTCATACTTGCAGTTGTAAGTGTCAAGGAGAAGAGGGTTGAGTTCCTAGCATTTGACTGGTGGAGGGCTTAA
- a CDS encoding hydrogenase maturation protease, giving the protein MNERKKGVLVVGIGNEYRRDDGIGVVVARHLKSMIESKVDVVEASDASSLIDMMELGYKKMVIVDAIHSNVGGVVYRFRKEEILKMGQYKQQQQSSTHAMDVAEAIKLAVELGVAKDMDVVMFGVEGNDFGFGEGLSKEVMESVNRVVDEIIKEIGEHNNNA; this is encoded by the coding sequence ATGAATGAGAGAAAGAAGGGTGTGCTTGTAGTTGGTATAGGTAATGAGTATAGGCGGGATGATGGTATAGGTGTTGTTGTTGCTAGGCATCTGAAGAGCATGATTGAGAGTAAAGTTGATGTGGTAGAGGCTAGCGATGCATCAAGCCTAATAGATATGATGGAGTTGGGCTACAAGAAGATGGTAATAGTAGATGCTATACACTCAAACGTTGGAGGAGTAGTGTACAGGTTCAGGAAGGAGGAGATACTTAAGATGGGTCAGTATAAGCAGCAACAGCAATCATCTACTCATGCAATGGATGTGGCTGAGGCCATAAAGCTTGCTGTAGAGTTGGGCGTTGCGAAGGATATGGATGTGGTTATGTTTGGGGTAGAGGGCAATGACTTTGGGTTTGGAGAAGGGCTCTCCAAGGAGGTTATGGAGAGCGTTAATAGAGTTGTTGATGAGATCATCAAGGAGATAGGTGAGCATAATAATAATGCATGA
- the purB gene encoding adenylosuccinate lyase: MPILPIDAGRYGSREVKSIFEEEQVLRYALEFEACVAEAQAMLGIIPKDAGAEIARKARSGMVRLERVKELEAVREHDVAAMVEALVEVCDEVAKPWVHYGLTSYDVVDSRIAMQLRDALAVIERKMKRLALLLAEKALAYKDTPAVGRTHGQHASIISFGLKFAVWASDMLVHIKGMEEVKSRALVCKTLGVVGTGSLMGDKAVDVQSIVAERLSLKPVDAATQVVSRERLAEFIARLTLIACTLEKIAVEVRNLQRTEIGEVMEPFKEGQMGSSAVPVKRNPIKSERISSIAKMLRSMLIVALENIALWHERDLSNSANERFIIPMSIILLDEMLESMISVISGLVVKVDRIKSNLNSSKGQIFAEFVLDALIRKGMDRIRAYSIVQSIAFSAEMRGVEFRDALKDDARVTALLSEEEIDSLFDAGKHLASSSRIIEGVASNVYAVCKDMTTS; this comes from the coding sequence ATGCCTATACTGCCTATAGATGCTGGAAGATACGGAAGTAGAGAGGTGAAGAGTATATTTGAGGAGGAGCAGGTGCTCAGATATGCTCTAGAGTTTGAGGCATGCGTTGCTGAAGCACAAGCAATGCTAGGGATAATACCTAAGGATGCTGGAGCAGAGATAGCAAGGAAGGCAAGGTCTGGCATGGTTAGGCTTGAACGTGTTAAGGAGTTGGAAGCAGTAAGGGAGCATGATGTTGCTGCTATGGTTGAGGCGCTGGTAGAGGTATGTGATGAAGTAGCAAAGCCATGGGTGCACTATGGGCTTACAAGTTACGATGTGGTTGATAGCAGGATAGCAATGCAGTTGAGGGATGCTCTAGCAGTGATAGAGAGGAAGATGAAGAGGCTAGCACTGCTCCTAGCAGAGAAGGCGTTGGCATACAAGGATACCCCAGCAGTAGGAAGGACTCATGGTCAGCATGCAAGCATAATCTCCTTTGGACTCAAGTTTGCTGTATGGGCATCTGATATGCTGGTGCATATAAAGGGTATGGAGGAGGTTAAGAGCAGGGCACTTGTATGCAAGACTTTAGGGGTTGTTGGTACAGGATCGCTCATGGGTGATAAGGCAGTTGATGTTCAGAGCATAGTTGCTGAGAGGCTCAGCCTTAAGCCTGTGGATGCTGCAACACAGGTAGTATCAAGGGAGAGGCTTGCAGAGTTCATTGCAAGGTTAACGCTCATAGCATGCACGCTAGAGAAGATTGCAGTTGAGGTTAGAAACCTGCAGAGGACAGAGATAGGTGAGGTTATGGAGCCATTCAAGGAGGGGCAGATGGGTAGTAGTGCTGTGCCAGTTAAGAGGAATCCAATAAAGAGTGAGAGGATATCAAGCATAGCAAAGATGTTGCGTAGTATGTTGATAGTTGCACTTGAGAATATAGCGTTATGGCATGAAAGGGATCTTAGCAACTCAGCCAATGAACGCTTCATAATACCTATGAGCATCATCCTGCTAGATGAGATGCTTGAGAGCATGATAAGCGTGATCTCTGGCTTGGTAGTCAAGGTGGATAGGATAAAGAGTAACCTGAATTCAAGTAAGGGGCAGATATTTGCAGAGTTTGTGCTGGATGCGCTTATAAGGAAGGGTATGGATAGGATAAGAGCATACTCTATAGTACAGAGCATAGCATTCAGTGCAGAGATGAGGGGTGTTGAGTTTAGGGATGCGTTGAAGGATGATGCTAGAGTTACAGCGCTACTCTCTGAAGAGGAGATAGACTCTCTATTCGATGCGGGGAAGCATCTAGCCTCATCATCAAGGATAATAGAGGGTGTAGCAAGTAACGTATATGCTGTATGCAAGGATATGACTACTTCATGA
- a CDS encoding DUF47 domain-containing protein, translated as MYSGELELQAKRKALAVLQDEIGKLLNAGRSLLAIYTMVLNGNYDGVRANLERIKTAEDEIENLRRKITMDISEIGSLMVNREELLRTIYLMDEIAGHMSGIAFRLSALRPDIFKNIDGEVQSLLDLVLDELFKLNEMARALSMNPLTIIEIGPTVQRLEKQIDDRYRALVVKGLSSVTDTRDLILLKDVLDGVEGMADKCLEASDHMTILALNM; from the coding sequence ATGTATAGTGGGGAGCTTGAACTACAGGCTAAGAGGAAGGCACTTGCAGTACTTCAGGATGAGATAGGCAAGCTCCTTAATGCTGGTAGATCACTTCTAGCAATATACACCATGGTACTTAATGGCAATTATGATGGTGTACGTGCAAACCTAGAGAGGATAAAGACTGCTGAGGATGAGATAGAGAATCTAAGGAGGAAGATAACCATGGATATAAGTGAGATAGGCTCTCTCATGGTGAATAGGGAAGAGTTACTCAGAACCATATACCTCATGGATGAGATAGCAGGGCATATGAGTGGAATAGCGTTCAGGCTATCAGCACTAAGACCAGATATATTCAAGAACATAGATGGCGAGGTGCAATCACTCCTTGATCTTGTGCTTGATGAACTCTTCAAGTTGAACGAGATGGCTAGAGCATTAAGTATGAACCCTCTAACCATAATAGAGATAGGCCCAACAGTGCAGAGGCTTGAGAAGCAGATAGATGATAGGTATAGGGCGCTCGTTGTGAAGGGCTTGAGCAGTGTTACAGATACAAGGGACCTTATACTGCTCAAGGATGTCCTTGATGGGGTTGAAGGCATGGCAGATAAGTGCTTAGAGGCATCTGATCACATGACAATACTAGCATTAAACATGTAG
- a CDS encoding RtcB family protein produces the protein MSDYIKRVSDVEYRIDPIASKGMRVPVTIYANEQLLSKMLSDRTIQQAMNVATLPGVQKHVVVLPDGHEGYGFPVGGVAAMSLDDGVISPGGVGYDINCGVRLIRTDLREEDVRPRLRELVNELFRAVPSGVGSEGVVKLSSSELDEVLTEGVYWAIRNGYGWSEDADVCEENGKMRGADPSKVSNMARKRGAPQLGTLGSGNHFLEVQKVDRIYDKEAAKAMGIEQEGQITVLIHCGSRGLGHQICSDYLRVSEVALKKYGITLPDRELACVPNNSEEGEAYRKAMYSALNFAWSNRQMITHWTRKAFEKVFNASENDLNMHLVYDVAHNIAKVEEHKVDGSLKRVVVHRKGATRAFPAGREEIPAKYRAIGQPVLIPGSMGTASWILLGSPKAMELTFGSTAHGAGRTMSRAAAKRSYTAQEVQKRLESRGIYIKALTREGVVEETPEAYKDVDAVADVSHSVGIATKVARLVPIGVIKG, from the coding sequence ATGAGCGATTACATAAAGAGGGTAAGTGATGTTGAGTATAGGATAGATCCTATAGCAAGCAAAGGTATGAGGGTGCCAGTGACCATATATGCAAATGAGCAACTGCTCAGCAAGATGCTTAGCGATAGAACTATACAGCAGGCTATGAACGTTGCTACCCTTCCAGGTGTACAGAAGCATGTTGTAGTGCTACCAGATGGGCATGAGGGTTATGGCTTCCCTGTTGGAGGAGTAGCTGCCATGAGCCTTGATGATGGTGTCATAAGCCCTGGAGGAGTAGGCTATGATATAAACTGTGGAGTGAGGCTTATAAGGACAGATCTTAGGGAAGAGGATGTTAGACCAAGGTTAAGGGAGTTGGTTAATGAGTTGTTCAGGGCAGTACCATCTGGGGTTGGTAGTGAAGGGGTTGTGAAGTTGAGTAGTTCTGAACTTGATGAGGTGCTTACAGAGGGTGTGTACTGGGCTATAAGGAATGGTTATGGATGGAGTGAGGATGCAGATGTGTGTGAGGAGAATGGCAAGATGAGGGGTGCAGATCCAAGCAAGGTATCTAACATGGCAAGGAAGAGAGGTGCACCACAACTTGGTACTCTAGGCTCTGGGAATCACTTCCTTGAGGTTCAGAAGGTTGATAGGATATATGATAAGGAGGCAGCAAAGGCTATGGGTATAGAGCAGGAAGGGCAGATAACAGTGCTAATACACTGTGGCTCAAGGGGGTTAGGGCATCAGATATGTAGTGATTATCTTAGGGTCTCAGAGGTAGCATTAAAGAAGTATGGGATAACGCTACCAGATAGAGAACTGGCATGTGTACCTAACAACTCAGAGGAGGGTGAAGCATACAGGAAGGCAATGTACTCTGCACTCAACTTTGCATGGAGTAATAGGCAGATGATAACACACTGGACAAGGAAGGCATTCGAGAAGGTATTCAATGCTAGCGAGAATGATCTTAACATGCACCTTGTGTATGATGTTGCACACAACATAGCCAAGGTTGAGGAGCATAAGGTTGATGGTTCGCTCAAGAGGGTTGTTGTGCATAGGAAGGGTGCAACAAGGGCATTCCCTGCAGGTAGGGAAGAGATACCAGCGAAGTATAGAGCGATAGGCCAGCCAGTGCTCATCCCAGGATCTATGGGCACTGCTAGTTGGATACTCCTTGGGAGCCCAAAGGCAATGGAGCTTACATTCGGCTCTACAGCACATGGTGCAGGGAGGACTATGAGCAGGGCAGCAGCAAAGCGCTCATACACTGCACAGGAGGTTCAGAAGAGGCTAGAGAGTAGAGGTATATACATAAAGGCACTGACAAGAGAGGGTGTTGTAGAGGAGACGCCAGAGGCATACAAGGATGTTGATGCTGTAGCAGATGTAAGCCATAGCGTTGGGATAGCAACCAAGGTTGCTAGGCTAGTCCCAATAGGTGTTATAAAGGGATGA